The following coding sequences lie in one Cucurbita pepo subsp. pepo cultivar mu-cu-16 chromosome LG13, ASM280686v2, whole genome shotgun sequence genomic window:
- the LOC111808531 gene encoding vacuolar-sorting protein BRO1, producing the protein MAGSASSSSAGTSSNIMLAIFEKKTTQLDLYRPLRNYIAFNYSERDAQNLEDDLQTLKDYRSDLERQSDPSPTARRDLLQSYFKALCLVETRFPISPDKDHVNTITFVWYDAFKQKQKASQQNIHLEKAAVLFNLGAVYSQIGLSFDRATVEGRRQASHAFIAAAGAFAFLRDNASTKASIGSSTTVDVSVECVGMLERLMLAQAQECVFENTIAKGSTPGVCAKISRQVGLYYEEALAALNSPPLSQHFDKAWIAHVQLKAALFFAEACYRYSLELHENENIAEEIARLRSGISALTEAKKSSKGAAVQLLDAINKLEANLNRNLERAVKENDRVYLMRVPNPSTLPPLPAFSMVKSMAMNEVLDASKEKMFACLIPDSSAKALSRYTEMVDDIIRTQAEKLQQASELTRVRLKEMDLPESILALEGNSSLPTDLKEDVEAVQISGGPIGLEAELQQLRDLRRVNSEMLVQIEELLQKEAREDSQFRSQFGTRWTRPQSSTLTKNIQDRLNRFAGNLKQAAESDARIERSVKDHSSLLSVLDHRPVESALPTLARPIMSLDANEDAILGTLKQSLRQLENLGAQRAGLEDMLKEMKRKDDILPKLMTSTGSYEDLFRKEISKYDNICEEISRNIEAQEQLLLQIQGQNNEFSVIFNLEDYKASRERCYKQIQAAVAKYREIKENINEGLKFYVTLQDAITNVKQQCSDFVMTRNIQCREMMEDVQRQMAGLSFQDSKTSGGGYNTNYLSVGSHNQRSHSSSQSDVRPPQSYYQPPHEQSPIGGYAQQHPQSHPQPHPMYSSAQQAPPSYHSSPAPAPTPGTSPYPPHPQAPQQPSANHEYGQPAYPGWQGPYYNAHVPQPGSMPRPPYTVPNQYPPHQQGGYYKQQ; encoded by the exons ATGGCCGGTTCGGCCTCATCCTCATCGGCCGGCACCAGTTCCAACATCATGCTCGCCATCTTCGAGAAGAAAACCACTCAACTCGATCTCTACCGCCCTCTTCGCAACTACATCGCCTTCAATTACTCCGAGCGCGACGCCCAGAACCTTGAAGACGACCTTCAAACCCTCAAGGACTACCGCTCCGATCTCGAGCGCCAGTCCGATCCTTCCCCCACCGCCCGTCGCGATCTCCTTCAGAGCTACTTCAAAGCCCTCTGTCTCGTCGAGACCCGATTCCCGATTTCCCCGGATAAGGACCATGTCAACACCATCACCTTCGTCTGGTACGACGCCTtcaagcagaagcagaaggCTTCTCAGCAAAATATCCACTTAGAGAAGGCTGCGGTTCTGTTCAATTTAGGTGCGGTTTATAGCCAGATTGGCCTCTCGTTCGATCGCGCTACCGTTGAGGGGCGTCGCCAGGCCTCGCATGCGTTTATTGCGGCGGCTGGGGCGTTCGCCTTCTTGAGGGACAATGCGTCCACCAAAGCGTCGATTGGTAGTTCTACGACTGTGGATGTTTCGGTCGAGTGTGTCGGTATGTTGGAGAGGCTGATGTTAGCGCAGGCTCAGGAGTGTGTATTTGAGAATACGATTGCGAAAGGCAGTACGCCTGGTGTTTGCGCAAAGATCTCTCGGCAG GTTGGTTTATACTATGAGGAAGCTTTGGCAGCCCTCAATTCTCCACCTCTTAGCCAGCATTTTGATAAGGCCTGGATAGCTCATGTGCAGCTGAAAGCAGCTCTGTTTTTCGCCGAAGCTTGCTACAGGTACAGTTTAGAGTTGcacgaaaatgaaaatattgctGAGGAAATTGCTCGGTTAAGGAGTGGAATTAGTGCTTTAACGGAGGCTAAGAAGTCATCAAAAGGTGCTGCGGTGCAGCTTCTTGATGCTATTAACAAGTTAGAGGCCAATCTTAACCGTAATTTGGAGAGAGCTGTGAAGGAAAATGACAGAGTCTACCTCATGAGGGTTCCTAATCCTAGTACTCTGCCTCCTCTCCCAGCTTTCTCCATGGTGAAGTCAATGGCAATGAATGAAGTGTTGGACGCAAGCAAGGAAAAGATGTTTGCTTGTCTTATTCCAGATAGCAGTGCTAAAGCTCTTTCTAGGTACACTGAAATGGTTGATGACATTATACGAACACAAGCTGAGAAATTGCAACAAGCAAGTGAGCTCACCCGCGTAAGGCTCAAGGAAATGGACCTTCCGGAATCTATTCTTGCCTTGGAAGGAAATTCTTCCTTGCCAACAGATCTTAAAGAAGATGTTGAGGCAGTGCAAATTAGTGGAGGCCCAATAGGTTTGGAGGCCGAGTTACAACAACTCAGGGATCTAAGAAGAGTAAACAGTGAAATGCTAGTGCAGATTGAGGAGCTCCTGCAGAAAGAAGCAAGAGAGGATTCCCAATTCCGAAGTCAATTTGGGACTCGGTGGACTAGGCCTCAGTCCAGTACATTGACAAAGAACATACAAGATAGATTGAATAGATTTGCTGGTAACTTGAAGCAAGCTGCAGAAAGTGATGCCAGGATTGAGCGTTCAGTGAAAGATCATTCATCTCTCTTGTCAGTTCTTGATCACCGTCCA GTAGAGTCTGCTCTCCCAACTCTTGCTAGGCCGATAATGTCTTTGGATGCCAATGAAGATGCTATTCTTGGGACCCTAAAGCAGAGCTTG AGGCAGTTGGAAAATCTTGGTGCTCAACGAGCTGGTCTTGAAGACATGCTTAAAGAGATGAAGAGGAAG GATGATATACTACCAAAATTGATGACATCAACTGGGTCCTACGAGGATCTTTTCAGGAAGGAGATATCcaaatatgacaatatctgcgagGAGATTTCTCGAAACATTGAAGCCCAAGAACAATTGTTGTTGCAAATTCAG GGCCAAAACAATGAGTTTTCTGTCATCTTTAATCTAGAAGACTACAAAG cATCCCGTGAAAGATGCTACAAACAGATTCAAGCTGCAGTAGCCAAGTACAGAGAAATCAAGGAGAACATCAATGAGGGATTGAAGTTTTATGTGACTCTTCAG GATGCAATCACAAATGTGAAGCAGCAATGTAGCGATTTTGTGATGACGAGAAACATCCAGTGCCGTGAAATGATGGAAGATGTCCAAAGACAAATGGCTGGCCTCAGTTTTCAGGACAGTAAAACCTCAGGTGGTGGCTATAACACTAACTATCTTTCTGTAGGATCCCACAATCAACGGTCTCACTCGTCGTCACAATCGGATGTTCGCCCACCTCAATCTTACTACCAACCACCACATGAGCAGTCGCCCATTGGTGGGTATGCTCAGCAACATCCCCAATCCCATCCCCAACCCCATCCCATGTACAGTTCCGCACAGCAGGCACCCCCTTCCTACCACTCCTCTCCTGCTCCTGCACCTACACCAGGTACTAGTCCCTACCCACCTCACCCTCAGGCACCTCAACAACCTTCAGCGAACCACGAGTATGGCCAACCTGCGTATCCTGGGTGGCAAGGGCCATACTACAACGCCCATGTTCCACAGCCTGGATCTATGCCTCGGCCTCCTTACACCGTCCCGAACCAGTATCCACCACATCAGCAAGGTGGTTACTACAAGCAACAATAA